The following are from one region of the Rosistilla carotiformis genome:
- a CDS encoding DUF1501 domain-containing protein: protein MFQHPQLPRRQAIQAGAVGLLGLGMSHLDRLRAEGAASFESARAKNVIYIFLSGGLAQHESFDMKPDAPAEIRGEFQPIATRTPGLQICEHLPKLAARSEKWSLVRSLTHPHNEHSMGHMVMLSGRSDLPTGFSPNGPKHTDHPSIAAIAGQVTQSVNNLPPAIMLPEKLVHRSGRVLPGQFGGQMGPGTDPFLLECCSTNRQAYGAWPEFGFHHARGSENPKDLSFGLPSLQLPSTITKGRLGSRVDLLAELQSQQRGLRKLAEVDSFDRFQERALSMLADGKMSKALDVVDADPKTLDRYGRHVFGWSLLLARRLVGAGVNLVQVNLGNNETWDTHGNAFPNLKNYLLPPMDQAVAALLDDLDASGQLDETLIVMAGEFGRTPKISHLPSAYALPGRDHWGACQSVFLAGGGIKGGRVVGSSDQHGGWPKDSPQTPENFAATIYSALGLPRTSYWHDLLDRPMPIYHGDPMPGLT from the coding sequence ATGTTCCAGCACCCACAACTCCCACGCCGCCAAGCGATCCAGGCGGGCGCTGTCGGTCTGCTTGGACTGGGCATGTCCCATCTGGATCGGTTGCGAGCCGAAGGTGCCGCGTCGTTTGAATCGGCCCGCGCAAAGAACGTGATCTACATCTTCCTGTCCGGCGGGTTGGCTCAGCACGAGAGCTTCGACATGAAGCCGGACGCTCCGGCGGAAATCCGCGGGGAGTTCCAACCGATCGCCACTCGCACGCCGGGGCTGCAGATCTGCGAGCACCTGCCCAAGCTGGCCGCTCGCAGCGAGAAGTGGTCGCTGGTCCGCAGCCTCACGCATCCCCACAACGAACACTCGATGGGACACATGGTGATGCTCTCGGGGCGGTCCGACCTGCCGACTGGATTCAGTCCCAATGGCCCCAAACATACCGATCATCCATCGATCGCCGCGATCGCCGGACAGGTAACGCAATCGGTCAACAACCTGCCGCCAGCGATCATGCTGCCGGAGAAGCTGGTCCATCGATCGGGCCGCGTCTTGCCGGGTCAATTCGGCGGCCAGATGGGGCCGGGGACCGATCCGTTTTTGCTCGAATGCTGCAGCACCAATCGCCAGGCGTACGGGGCGTGGCCCGAATTTGGGTTCCATCACGCCCGGGGATCTGAAAATCCGAAAGACCTCTCGTTTGGCCTTCCGAGCCTACAACTGCCCAGCACGATCACCAAAGGTCGACTGGGCAGCCGCGTCGACTTGTTGGCCGAACTGCAATCGCAGCAGCGCGGCCTGCGGAAACTAGCCGAAGTCGACAGCTTCGATCGCTTCCAAGAACGGGCGTTGTCGATGTTGGCCGATGGAAAGATGAGTAAAGCCCTGGACGTCGTCGACGCCGATCCCAAGACGCTCGACCGCTACGGCCGACATGTCTTCGGTTGGTCGCTGCTGCTGGCGCGACGATTGGTCGGCGCCGGGGTGAACTTGGTTCAAGTCAACCTCGGCAACAACGAAACCTGGGACACGCACGGCAACGCGTTTCCGAACCTGAAGAACTATCTCTTGCCGCCGATGGACCAAGCGGTCGCGGCGCTGTTGGATGATCTCGACGCGTCGGGGCAATTGGACGAAACCCTGATCGTGATGGCGGGGGAATTCGGCCGGACTCCAAAAATCTCGCACCTCCCCAGCGCCTACGCTCTCCCGGGACGCGACCACTGGGGCGCTTGCCAGTCGGTCTTTTTGGCCGGCGGCGGAATCAAAGGAGGCCGCGTGGTCGGATCTTCCGATCAACATGGCGGTTGGCCCAAGGACAGCCCACAGACTCCCGAGAACTTTGCGGCGACGATCTACTCCGCGCTCGGGCTTCCCCGCACCTCCTACTGGCACGATCTGTTGGATCGCCCGATGCCGATCTATCACGGCGATCCAATGCCGGGGCTGACGTAA
- a CDS encoding Gfo/Idh/MocA family protein — protein sequence MNGNVCRWGILSAAAIAKKNWDSIRNSGNGQIVAVASRSAEKAQAFIAACQASAPVPHDVDALGSYDDLLARSDIDAVYIPLPTGLRTDWVVKAANAGKHVMVEKPCGVTVDDVQRMVDACDANNVQFMDGVMYMHSKRMDEMRRVLDDGSSVGTIRRITSQFSFCAPEDWVQSNIRAGSDLEPAGCLGDLGWYTIRFILFAMNYQMPTEVRGRILHSVCRDGSGQAVPMEFQGELHFEGGASASFYNSFRTNHQQLGHISGDKGYLQVNDFVLPFLGNTSRFEVANHNFVEEGCRFTMEQHSRQIGVAEYSNNAADAQETQLFRKFSELVLSGTRDPFWPKVSLKTQAILDAALRSANHEGRAETVPMFND from the coding sequence ATGAATGGAAATGTATGTCGTTGGGGAATCTTGAGTGCCGCAGCGATCGCAAAGAAGAACTGGGATTCGATTCGAAATTCGGGAAACGGCCAGATCGTGGCGGTTGCTAGCCGTTCGGCGGAGAAGGCCCAGGCGTTTATCGCCGCGTGCCAAGCGTCGGCTCCTGTGCCGCATGACGTCGATGCCCTCGGCAGCTACGACGATCTGCTGGCTCGCAGCGATATCGATGCGGTTTACATTCCGTTGCCGACCGGTCTGCGGACCGACTGGGTCGTCAAAGCTGCCAATGCTGGCAAGCACGTGATGGTCGAAAAGCCCTGCGGCGTGACGGTCGACGATGTGCAGCGGATGGTCGATGCGTGCGACGCCAACAACGTCCAGTTCATGGATGGCGTGATGTACATGCACAGCAAACGGATGGACGAGATGCGTCGCGTCTTGGACGATGGCAGCAGCGTCGGGACGATTCGCCGAATCACCAGCCAGTTCAGTTTCTGTGCTCCCGAGGATTGGGTGCAGAGCAACATTCGGGCGGGAAGCGATCTGGAGCCGGCCGGCTGCCTGGGCGATCTGGGCTGGTATACGATCCGGTTTATTCTGTTTGCGATGAACTATCAGATGCCGACGGAGGTCCGGGGGCGGATTTTGCATTCGGTTTGCCGCGACGGAAGTGGCCAGGCGGTACCGATGGAGTTTCAAGGGGAGCTGCATTTTGAGGGGGGAGCGTCGGCGTCGTTCTACAACTCCTTCCGAACCAACCATCAGCAGTTGGGACATATCAGCGGCGACAAGGGATATTTGCAGGTGAACGATTTCGTTCTCCCTTTCCTCGGGAACACCTCCCGCTTTGAAGTCGCCAACCACAACTTTGTCGAAGAGGGATGTCGGTTCACGATGGAACAGCATTCCCGCCAGATTGGCGTGGCGGAATACAGCAACAATGCGGCCGACGCGCAGGAGACCCAATTGTTCCGGAAGTTCTCGGAACTGGTGCTGTCGGGAACTCGCGACCCCTTCTGGCCCAAAGTGTCTTTGAAAACTCAAGCGATTCTCGATGCGGCCCTGCGGTCGGCGAATCACGAAGGGCGTGCGGAAACCGTCCCGATGTTCAACGATTAA
- a CDS encoding prenyltransferase/squalene oxidase repeat-containing protein, whose amino-acid sequence MSLSLSRRAMLRDTAAAGLALSLAAGFAPQAVAGKRDPRWEESIQRGLDWLARTQSSRGQWNAQHYPTALAALAGAAMIGSGSTTTQGPYARPIARATDYLISKCRDNGLIGDPLTDSRYTYGHGFSMLFLSQVLGEEGLVDRRRELVDVLTKAVQFSGFAQTPAGGWGYVSARDGSNFDEGSTTITQVQGLRGCRNAGIPVPGEIIEKAKQYIYECKNADGGISYSSRQTGSSRPAITAAALAALYNAGDYDGEHVPDMLDYAKKSLHRISGEQQAYGHWHYTYLYYSQVVYRQGEAEWAPFRDKLYDRIVGEQKADGYWEGQIHPVYVTACNLIMLQLDKGYLPIYQR is encoded by the coding sequence ATGTCATTATCGCTCTCTCGACGCGCGATGCTCCGCGATACGGCTGCGGCCGGACTGGCCCTTTCGTTAGCAGCCGGTTTCGCCCCGCAAGCGGTTGCTGGCAAACGGGATCCGCGTTGGGAAGAATCGATCCAACGGGGACTCGATTGGTTGGCGAGAACCCAGTCGTCGCGGGGGCAATGGAACGCCCAACACTATCCGACCGCACTGGCCGCACTGGCCGGCGCCGCGATGATCGGGTCGGGGTCGACGACAACTCAAGGGCCTTATGCACGCCCGATCGCCCGCGCGACCGACTACCTGATCAGCAAATGTCGCGACAACGGTTTGATCGGCGATCCGTTAACCGATTCCCGATACACCTACGGCCACGGCTTTTCGATGCTGTTTTTGTCGCAGGTGCTCGGCGAAGAGGGGCTTGTCGATCGTCGCCGCGAGCTGGTCGATGTCTTGACCAAGGCGGTGCAATTCAGCGGATTCGCTCAGACGCCTGCGGGTGGTTGGGGATACGTGTCGGCTCGCGACGGCAGTAACTTCGACGAGGGAAGTACCACGATCACGCAGGTCCAAGGCTTACGAGGCTGTCGCAACGCCGGGATTCCGGTGCCTGGGGAGATCATCGAAAAGGCAAAGCAGTACATCTACGAGTGCAAAAACGCCGACGGCGGGATCAGTTACAGTTCGCGTCAGACCGGCAGCAGTCGCCCGGCAATCACCGCGGCGGCGTTGGCGGCGCTCTACAACGCCGGTGATTACGACGGCGAACATGTTCCCGACATGCTCGATTACGCCAAGAAGAGCCTGCATCGGATCAGCGGCGAACAGCAGGCGTACGGCCACTGGCACTACACCTATCTCTATTACAGCCAAGTCGTCTACCGGCAGGGCGAAGCCGAATGGGCTCCGTTCCGTGACAAGCTGTACGATCGGATCGTCGGCGAACAGAAGGCTGACGGCTACTGGGAAGGTCAGATCCACCCGGTCTACGTGACCGCATGCAATCTGATCATGCTGCAGCTGGATAAAGGGTACCTGCCGATCTACCAGCGATAG
- the kdsB gene encoding 3-deoxy-manno-octulosonate cytidylyltransferase: MLNAKIVIPARLASTRLPEKLLRVVAGKSILQRTYEAASRSRRAASMIVAVDDPRLLAEVERFGGNAMMTSVDCQSGTDRVAEAALSDDQADVFVNVQGDEPEIDPDAIDLVVDLLEQHPEAYAATLATPIRDVADLKNPNCVKVVLETGGYALYFSRSPIPLPRDQDFQALVDHDPRLCWQHIGLYAYRREVLQWFTQQAPSPLELTERLEQLRLLEAGRRIVVGKIDHPAIGIDTEEDLQAFERKLAAEG; this comes from the coding sequence ATGCTCAACGCCAAGATTGTCATTCCGGCGCGACTGGCGTCGACACGACTGCCCGAAAAACTGCTGCGGGTCGTCGCGGGGAAATCAATTCTGCAGCGAACCTACGAAGCGGCAAGCCGATCGCGGCGAGCCGCTTCGATGATCGTGGCGGTCGACGATCCGCGATTGCTGGCGGAAGTCGAGCGGTTTGGCGGCAACGCGATGATGACGTCGGTCGATTGCCAAAGCGGGACCGACCGGGTCGCCGAAGCGGCGCTATCCGATGACCAAGCCGACGTCTTCGTGAACGTTCAAGGCGACGAACCGGAGATCGATCCCGATGCGATCGATTTAGTCGTCGATCTGCTGGAACAGCATCCCGAAGCCTACGCGGCGACGCTAGCGACTCCGATCCGTGACGTCGCCGATCTGAAGAACCCCAACTGCGTCAAGGTCGTGCTGGAGACGGGCGGCTATGCGTTGTACTTCAGCCGCAGCCCGATCCCGCTGCCTCGCGACCAAGATTTCCAGGCGCTGGTCGATCACGACCCGCGACTCTGCTGGCAGCATATCGGCTTGTATGCCTACCGCCGCGAGGTGCTGCAGTGGTTCACTCAGCAGGCCCCCAGCCCGTTGGAGCTGACCGAACGGCTGGAACAATTGCGGTTGTTGGAAGCGGGCCGGCGGATCGTGGTCGGCAAGATCGACCATCCCGCGATCGGGATCGATACCGAAGAGGACCTGCAAGCGTTCGAACGCAAACTGGCCGCCGAAGGCTAA
- a CDS encoding 3-keto-disaccharide hydrolase, with translation MKQLFRGSIALLLAVALIQPSVAQEEGFTQLFDGKSLSGWKASENTDSWSVKDGTLMCDGPRSHLFYEGDLAPFKNFHFKADVMTTPGSNAGIYFHTQFQQEGWPVKGYECQVNVTHKDPKKSSSLYAVDNVAAPPVKDNEWYTQEIIVKGRHIVLKLNGETMVDYTEPENKQADNSGFDRRLSEGTFALQAHDPDSVVYFKNLRVKKLD, from the coding sequence ATGAAACAATTATTCCGCGGCTCGATCGCGCTGCTGCTTGCCGTCGCCCTGATCCAACCTTCCGTCGCTCAAGAGGAAGGCTTCACTCAACTGTTCGACGGCAAATCGCTCAGCGGCTGGAAAGCGTCCGAAAACACCGACAGCTGGTCCGTCAAAGATGGCACGCTGATGTGCGATGGCCCGCGCAGCCACCTGTTCTACGAAGGCGATCTGGCGCCGTTCAAGAACTTCCACTTCAAAGCCGACGTGATGACCACCCCCGGCAGCAACGCTGGAATCTATTTCCATACCCAGTTCCAACAAGAGGGCTGGCCCGTGAAGGGCTACGAGTGCCAGGTCAACGTCACGCACAAGGATCCAAAAAAGAGCAGCAGCCTGTACGCAGTCGATAACGTCGCCGCACCGCCCGTGAAGGACAACGAGTGGTACACCCAGGAGATCATCGTCAAGGGACGCCACATCGTCCTGAAGCTCAACGGCGAGACGATGGTCGATTACACCGAACCGGAAAACAAACAGGCCGACAATTCGGGTTTTGATCGCCGGCTCAGCGAAGGGACGTTTGCGTTGCAAGCGCACGACCCCGATAGCGTCGTCTACTTCAAGAACCTTCGCGTCAAGAAACTCGACTGA
- a CDS encoding serine/threonine protein kinase, which yields MRRLADTGEGSESGVVPAVAVGSSRVETAQTVIRRTGSELPPPPSEQATPAEVAKVLEGAELGNFRLQCLIGGGGMGAVFRAADTRLDRTVAIKVIPRVGEDPDLLRRFKNEAQSAAKLDHPNIARVYDVGQENGWHYIVFEHIDGINLRDLVAQEGVLSIDDAVYYTRQVAEALEHANERGVVHRDIKPSNVLVTSSGQVKLVDMGLARSQHVEVTDDMTASGVTLGTFDYISPEQARDPREADVRSDLYSLGCTLYFILVGRPPFPGGSIVQKLMNHGNAPPPNPAVFRPEIHPDLTAIIHKLLAKKPSDRYPRPADVIADLHHLSKQLGLTRSAAMGTTSVPTPSVWPSLLQQHLPWIVAVSLLLLSTVWIQMMSAGESDLQIPRPDELRSRPQSVANSLASNESPPDDTPAAMVGPTSPADSEASRLRLAAAELKDATNDPPPVPWTTLIVNPSARADDPRAVRSLLDALEKAKSNAAIDTIELRADEIEVGQLRIPRSGLKIRVAEGFAGMVILKDDAMPAMEPPIKIVTGGHGIAFEGVHFFWQTGSARDGGAVFGLTGQSKEKIELSDCSITIDNLARRSDVFAFQVKSNADTTPSRTPTATSAGLLVWLKLKNCVFRGQMTLIGMDSASRLDVEWTNGLLATSGRFLETGGAAKASFAMEQIKIKLDHVTAHCDEGFARVQITPAASYPVMLNRSSNSCTFVSAPETRQFEIAGLEDLQATAAKCLSMQGKNNAYQLDENRMGVIYRASDTRGESLEYGWTDLNDEATWFDGFEEERPKSTVIWSDVFPRDKAVHTHVPRDYLQDGVLPPGFDPATIPKLPMPTKSL from the coding sequence GTGCGCCGCTTGGCTGACACCGGCGAGGGTTCGGAATCGGGAGTCGTCCCCGCGGTAGCCGTCGGTTCATCGCGGGTTGAAACCGCTCAGACCGTAATTCGCCGAACGGGCAGTGAACTGCCACCTCCGCCGTCGGAACAAGCGACGCCGGCCGAAGTCGCCAAGGTTCTCGAAGGAGCCGAATTGGGGAACTTCCGCCTGCAATGCCTGATCGGTGGCGGCGGTATGGGAGCTGTCTTCCGCGCAGCCGACACGCGGTTGGACCGAACGGTGGCGATCAAGGTGATACCGCGTGTCGGGGAAGATCCCGATCTGTTGCGGCGGTTCAAGAACGAAGCGCAAAGCGCGGCCAAACTGGACCATCCCAACATCGCGCGGGTCTACGACGTTGGCCAGGAGAACGGCTGGCACTACATCGTCTTTGAGCACATCGATGGGATCAACCTGCGCGACTTGGTTGCGCAGGAAGGTGTCCTATCGATCGACGATGCGGTTTATTACACGCGGCAGGTTGCCGAAGCGCTCGAACACGCAAACGAACGGGGCGTGGTCCATCGCGACATCAAACCTTCCAACGTCTTGGTCACATCCAGCGGCCAGGTCAAACTTGTCGACATGGGACTAGCTCGGTCCCAACACGTGGAGGTCACCGACGACATGACCGCCAGCGGAGTAACGCTGGGAACGTTCGACTACATCTCTCCCGAACAAGCTCGCGACCCGCGCGAAGCCGATGTCCGCAGCGACCTCTACTCGCTCGGCTGCACGCTGTATTTCATCCTCGTCGGTCGGCCTCCCTTTCCGGGCGGATCGATCGTTCAGAAATTGATGAACCACGGGAACGCCCCGCCTCCCAATCCGGCGGTTTTCCGTCCCGAAATCCATCCCGATCTGACAGCGATCATCCATAAACTGCTCGCGAAAAAACCGAGTGATCGCTACCCACGACCGGCCGACGTGATCGCCGACCTGCATCACCTGTCGAAGCAATTGGGGCTCACTCGATCGGCCGCGATGGGGACCACTTCGGTGCCGACGCCCAGCGTTTGGCCGTCGCTGTTGCAGCAGCATCTGCCATGGATCGTCGCGGTCAGCCTGCTGTTGCTGAGCACCGTTTGGATCCAAATGATGTCCGCTGGCGAAAGCGATCTACAGATTCCGAGACCCGATGAATTGCGATCACGTCCGCAATCGGTCGCTAATTCGCTGGCGTCCAACGAGTCGCCTCCCGACGACACGCCTGCTGCGATGGTGGGACCGACCTCGCCTGCAGATTCCGAAGCCAGTCGTCTGCGACTGGCCGCGGCGGAACTCAAAGACGCCACCAACGATCCTCCTCCGGTTCCCTGGACAACGCTGATCGTGAACCCTAGCGCCCGCGCCGATGATCCGCGCGCGGTTCGATCGCTTCTCGACGCATTGGAAAAAGCGAAATCGAACGCCGCGATCGACACGATTGAATTGCGAGCCGATGAGATCGAAGTCGGTCAACTGCGGATCCCTCGCAGTGGATTGAAGATTCGCGTCGCCGAAGGCTTTGCCGGCATGGTCATTTTGAAAGATGATGCGATGCCGGCGATGGAACCACCAATAAAAATTGTCACTGGTGGCCACGGGATCGCTTTCGAAGGCGTCCATTTCTTCTGGCAGACAGGATCGGCTCGCGACGGCGGCGCCGTCTTTGGGCTGACCGGACAATCCAAAGAGAAGATCGAATTAAGCGATTGTTCGATCACGATCGACAACCTTGCGCGACGCAGCGATGTGTTCGCCTTCCAGGTGAAATCCAATGCCGATACGACGCCCAGCCGGACTCCGACCGCGACGTCAGCGGGCTTACTGGTGTGGTTGAAGCTCAAAAACTGTGTCTTTCGCGGCCAGATGACACTTATCGGAATGGACAGCGCGTCGCGACTAGACGTCGAATGGACCAACGGCCTGCTGGCCACATCGGGACGATTTCTCGAGACCGGTGGCGCCGCGAAGGCTTCCTTTGCGATGGAACAGATCAAAATTAAATTGGACCACGTTACGGCCCATTGCGATGAAGGTTTTGCCCGCGTCCAGATCACCCCGGCGGCGTCCTATCCTGTGATGCTGAATCGATCGTCCAACAGTTGCACTTTTGTTTCCGCCCCCGAAACGAGGCAATTCGAGATCGCTGGCCTGGAAGATCTGCAAGCGACCGCCGCCAAATGTCTTTCGATGCAGGGAAAGAACAACGCGTACCAATTGGACGAAAACCGGATGGGCGTGATCTACCGGGCCAGCGATACCCGAGGAGAATCGCTGGAGTACGGTTGGACCGATTTGAACGATGAGGCGACTTGGTTCGACGGCTTCGAAGAAGAACGCCCCAAGAGTACCGTGATCTGGTCCGATGTTTTTCCTCGCGATAAAGCCGTCCACACCCACGTTCCACGCGATTATCTGCAGGACGGGGTTTTGCCTCCTGGATTTGACCCGGCTACCATTCCGAAGCTGCCAATGCCGACAAAGTCTCTGTAA
- the rsgA gene encoding ribosome small subunit-dependent GTPase A gives MARNKKNRSKIRTEFRKKHQGKTRDADLTREFKTGDTERLADAQHGERVSGKGELTRHRTVFGDAIDDSNGGLNVQLDSDDSLITGRVLSVHGLQSRVLGDDNVVYSCTVRQLLKSLSTDQRHVIATGDRVAIRTADNQEGMIERVEPRSHVLSRTSRGRQHVIVANVDWLMIVTSAAEPGLKPGLIDRFLLTAEHFGITPIICINKIDLVDAAEYQQLVGTFGQLGYRVLTCSAETGQGIDFLRQVIANRETAVVGQSGVGKSSLLNVIEPGLALRVSHVSSENQKGRHTTTAAKLIPLTSGGFVVDTPGIRQFQLWDITPGEVSALMPDLRPYVSGCRYSDCLHLDEDQCLVKEAVADGRIDARRYDSYCHLLEEDLMNKGR, from the coding sequence ATGGCGCGTAACAAGAAAAACCGCTCGAAGATTCGGACCGAGTTTCGCAAGAAACATCAGGGGAAGACGCGCGATGCAGATCTGACTCGCGAATTTAAAACCGGCGACACCGAGCGTCTTGCTGACGCCCAGCATGGTGAACGGGTCAGCGGCAAGGGTGAACTCACCCGACACCGCACTGTCTTCGGCGACGCGATTGATGATTCGAACGGGGGTCTGAACGTTCAACTCGATTCGGACGATTCCCTGATCACCGGTCGCGTATTGAGTGTCCATGGGCTTCAGAGTCGCGTGCTTGGGGACGACAACGTCGTTTACAGCTGCACCGTTCGCCAGTTGCTCAAGTCGCTCAGCACCGACCAACGGCATGTGATCGCCACCGGGGATCGCGTGGCGATCCGCACGGCCGATAATCAAGAGGGGATGATCGAACGGGTCGAACCCCGTTCGCATGTGCTGAGCCGAACCAGCCGCGGCCGACAGCACGTGATCGTCGCTAACGTCGATTGGTTGATGATCGTCACCAGTGCCGCCGAACCGGGGCTCAAGCCAGGGCTGATCGATCGCTTTCTCCTGACCGCCGAACATTTCGGGATCACGCCGATCATCTGCATCAATAAGATCGATCTGGTCGATGCGGCGGAATATCAGCAATTGGTCGGCACCTTCGGCCAGCTGGGCTACCGCGTATTGACCTGTTCGGCGGAAACCGGCCAGGGAATCGATTTCCTTCGCCAGGTGATCGCCAACCGAGAAACAGCGGTTGTGGGGCAAAGTGGTGTTGGCAAAAGCAGTCTTTTGAACGTGATCGAACCTGGCCTGGCCCTGCGGGTGTCTCACGTCAGCAGCGAGAACCAAAAGGGTCGGCACACGACCACCGCAGCGAAACTGATCCCCCTCACCAGCGGTGGCTTTGTCGTCGACACTCCTGGAATCCGGCAATTCCAGCTCTGGGACATCACTCCTGGCGAAGTGTCCGCCTTGATGCCCGATCTGCGACCTTATGTCAGTGGTTGCCGCTATTCGGATTGCCTGCATTTGGACGAAGACCAGTGCTTGGTCAAAGAAGCAGTCGCCGATGGCCGAATCGACGCACGTCGCTACGACAGCTACTGTCATCTGCTGGAAGAGGACTTGATGAACAAGGGCAGATAG
- the ftsH gene encoding ATP-dependent zinc metalloprotease FtsH, whose product MENREENTSGGRDKKPEGRSNNSWVIFLALAILAVILFWRGEGTANTVSWSFFLKQVDDGNVEKIIVRDGYIVGDFKTPPSPPVKFGDKTATATSSEADKLPTEFLVYYRDLPEDLDSRIVAQNGTVENAPADQLLPTLTMLFLMLPLLLLGFIWFSYRRTRNEMMGGGFLSGFSKSPAKRYEASEQAITFDQVAGLEGVKADLQEIVDFLKSPEKFQKLGGRVPKGVLLNGPPGTGKTLLARAIAGEANVPYFSVNGSEFIQMFVGVGASRVRDLFKVAKESSPSIIFIDEIDAVGRQRGAGLGGGHDEREQTLNQILGEMDGFGGNDAVIVVAATNRPDVLDPALLRPGRFDRHVTVGRPTLKGREAIFKVHVREVPLADDVNLHTLAAGTVGLTGADIRNMVNEAALWAARNNKTEVAMEDFEYARDKILMGAKREEVLQDSEKEKTAYHEAGHTIAAWYLDGSYRVHKVTIIPRGRSLGSTQTIPSEDRLSMSERELRHQLIVLLSGRAAERIIYDETTVGAENDLERATNIARRMVSHWGMSPKLGPVSYKTSDEDPFLGREMHQQRQFSEATQELIDGEVARILHEVDEEALALLRDKKDQLEAITRDLLEREELSEEDLTALIGPSVHVDAKKDAHSETVIAPDTVPNSPDAVPNANANS is encoded by the coding sequence ATGGAGAATCGGGAAGAGAACACCTCGGGCGGTCGAGACAAGAAACCTGAAGGTCGATCAAATAATTCATGGGTCATATTTTTGGCGCTTGCCATTTTGGCGGTGATTTTGTTTTGGCGCGGCGAAGGGACTGCCAACACGGTTTCGTGGAGCTTCTTTTTGAAGCAAGTCGACGATGGGAACGTGGAAAAAATTATCGTTCGCGATGGCTACATCGTCGGCGATTTCAAAACCCCACCGAGCCCTCCGGTCAAATTTGGCGACAAGACCGCCACGGCAACTTCGTCGGAAGCCGACAAATTGCCTACCGAATTTTTGGTGTATTATCGCGATCTCCCCGAAGACCTTGATTCGCGGATCGTCGCTCAAAACGGAACCGTCGAAAATGCCCCGGCAGATCAATTACTGCCGACGCTGACGATGCTGTTCTTAATGCTGCCGCTGCTACTGCTGGGCTTCATCTGGTTCTCCTATCGCCGCACGCGAAACGAGATGATGGGGGGTGGTTTCCTGTCGGGGTTCAGCAAAAGTCCTGCCAAACGTTACGAAGCGAGCGAACAAGCGATCACGTTCGACCAAGTCGCGGGCCTCGAAGGGGTCAAAGCCGATCTGCAGGAGATCGTCGACTTCCTCAAGAGCCCGGAGAAGTTTCAAAAGCTGGGAGGCCGCGTTCCCAAGGGCGTTCTGCTCAATGGACCGCCCGGCACCGGCAAGACGCTGTTGGCCCGAGCGATTGCTGGCGAGGCGAACGTTCCCTATTTTTCGGTGAACGGTTCGGAATTCATTCAGATGTTTGTGGGCGTCGGTGCCAGCCGGGTCCGCGATCTGTTTAAGGTCGCCAAGGAGAGCAGCCCGTCGATCATCTTCATCGATGAAATCGATGCGGTCGGTCGCCAGCGTGGCGCTGGCCTCGGCGGCGGTCACGACGAACGAGAGCAGACGCTCAACCAGATCCTTGGCGAAATGGACGGCTTCGGCGGCAACGACGCCGTGATCGTCGTGGCGGCGACCAACCGTCCCGACGTCCTCGATCCAGCGCTGCTGCGTCCAGGCCGTTTCGATCGCCACGTGACCGTCGGACGCCCGACGCTCAAAGGCCGCGAAGCGATCTTCAAGGTCCATGTCCGCGAAGTGCCACTGGCCGACGATGTCAATTTGCACACGCTGGCCGCTGGAACTGTCGGACTGACCGGTGCCGATATTCGCAACATGGTCAACGAAGCGGCACTCTGGGCCGCTCGCAACAACAAGACCGAAGTCGCGATGGAGGACTTCGAATATGCTCGCGATAAGATCCTGATGGGAGCCAAGCGCGAAGAGGTGTTGCAGGATTCGGAGAAGGAAAAGACAGCCTATCACGAAGCCGGACACACGATCGCCGCCTGGTATCTCGATGGTTCGTACCGCGTTCACAAGGTCACGATCATTCCGCGTGGCCGTTCGTTGGGCAGCACGCAAACGATCCCTAGCGAGGATCGATTGAGCATGTCCGAGCGCGAACTACGACATCAATTGATCGTCCTGTTGTCGGGCCGCGCCGCCGAACGGATCATCTACGACGAGACGACCGTGGGTGCGGAGAACGATCTCGAACGCGCTACCAACATCGCCCGGCGGATGGTTTCGCATTGGGGCATGAGCCCCAAGCTGGGTCCGGTCAGCTACAAGACCAGCGACGAAGATCCGTTTTTGGGTCGCGAGATGCATCAACAGCGTCAGTTCAGCGAAGCGACGCAGGAGTTGATCGATGGCGAGGTCGCGCGAATCTTGCACGAAGTCGACGAGGAAGCCTTGGCGCTGCTTCGCGACAAGAAGGACCAGCTCGAAGCGATCACCCGCGATCTGCTGGAACGCGAGGAACTGTCCGAAGAGGACCTCACCGCGTTGATCGGTCCTTCGGTGCACGTCGACGCCAAGAAGGATGCGCACAGCGAAACGGTGATCGCACCCGACACGGTCCCCAATAGTCCCGATGCAGTCCCCAATGCCAATGCGAATTCGTGA